A single window of Gossypium arboreum isolate Shixiya-1 chromosome 13, ASM2569848v2, whole genome shotgun sequence DNA harbors:
- the LOC108464119 gene encoding uncharacterized protein LOC108464119 isoform X1: MEALLCKRLGDPTSSSEPPIELTQNHPIPKLDSPTAVRIKIKATSLTFATYLKILGKYQEKHPLPFIPGSDYAGTVDAVGPSVTKFKVGDYVCDVSPIGSFASFIVQDQSRLFEVPKGCDLVAAAGLPVAFGTSHLALVHRANLTSSQVLLVLGAAGGVGLAAVQIGKTSGAVVIAVARGDEKVQLLKSLGVDHVVDLMNQDVTVSIKEFLKSRNLKGVDVLYDPVGGNLAKETRKLLNWGAQILVIGFIPANIILVKNWTVHGFYWGSYRIHQPAVLEDSVRELLSWMEKGLITVHISHTYSLSKATLHSLQLKIEKQLGKL; encoded by the exons ATGGAAGCTCTGTTGTGCAAGAGATTGGGTGATCCAACATCCTCATCTGAGCCACCAATTGAGTTAACCCAGAACCATCCGATCCCGAAGTTGGACTCACCCACAGCAGTAAGAATCAAAATTAAAGCCACCAGCTTGACCTTCGCTACTTACCTTAAGATACTAGGCAAATACCAGGAGAAGCATCCCTTGCCTTTCATCCCAGGCTCCGATTATGCCGGCACTGTCGATGCCGTTGGCCCTTCCGTTACTAAATTTAAGGTTGGTGATTATGTTTGCGATGTTTCCCCCATAGGCTCCTTCGCTTCCTTCATCGTCCAAGACCAGTCCCGACT GTTTGAAGTGCCCAAAGGATGTGATCTGGTGGCAGCTGCTGGTCTTCCTGTTGCCTTTGGGACCTCGCATTTAGCCCTTGTTCATAGGGCTAACTTGACTTCTTCTCAG GTATTGCTGGTTCTTGGTGCCGCTGGAGGCGTTGGCCTTGCTGCTGTTCAAATCGGCAAGACTAGTGGCGCGGTTGTCATTGCTGTTGCAAG gGGAGATGAAAAGGTTCAGCTTTTAAAGTCCTTGGGTGTCGATCATGTGGTAGACTTGATGAATCAAGATGTAACCGTGAGTATAAAGGAGTTCCTCAAGTCAAGGAACCTCAAAGGGGTTGATGTTCTCTATGATCCTGTTGGTGGCAACCTTGCTAAAGAAACTAGGAAGCTCTTGAATTGGGGTGCTCAGATTCTTGTCATTGGATTCATCCCAGCTAATATCATTCTTGTTAAG AATTGGACAGTTCATGGGTTCTATTGGGGTAGCTATAGAATACATCAACCGGCTGTGCTCGAGGATTCAGTCCGGGAGTTACTCTCATGGATGGAAAAGGGCTTGATTACTGTTCACATTTCTCATACTTACAGCCTATCCAAG GCAACCTTGCATTCTCTGCAATTAAAGATAGAAAAGCAATTGGGAAAGTTATGA
- the LOC108461169 gene encoding uncharacterized protein LOC108461169 isoform X1, with translation MDGGRRLAVSPRPCSGRRIVASKKRGRADGFVNSVKKLQRREICSKRHRAFSITDAQERFRNIRLQEEYDTHDPKGHCSMVLPFLRKRSKIIEIVAARDIVFALAQSGVCAAFSRETNQRICFLNVTADEVIRSLFYNKNNDSLITVSVYASDNFSSLKCRSTRIEYIRRGQPDAGFALFESESLKWPGFVEFDDVNGKVLTYSAQDSIYKVFDLKNYTMLYSISDRNVQEIKISPGIMLLIFTKVGGHVPLKILSIEDGTVLKSFSHLLHRNKKVDFIEQFNEKLLVKQENENLQILDVRNAELTEVPKDEFMTPSAFIFLYENQLFLTFRNRTVAVWNFRGELVTSFEDHLLWHPDCNTNNIYITSDQDLIISYCKADSDDPLSEGNGSYFLKFVSPLCVHTMNLFDIPRVTGSINISNILTGKCLAKIRASNSFPVEEQCSCSDKCGCSSKTQSNASRIRSRVAEALEDITALFYDEERNEIYTGNRYGLVHVWSN, from the exons aTGGATGGTGGGCGGAGATTAGCGGTTAGCCCAAGGCCTTGTAGCGGAAGGAGAATAGTCGCATCGAAGAAAAGAGGGAGAGCCGATGGGTTTGTTAATAGCGTCAAGAAGCTTCAACGAAGAGAAATTTGTTCAAAGCGACACCGTGCTTTCTCCATCACCGACGCCCAGGAGCGTTTCCGTAACATCCGCTTGCAG GAGGAATATGATACTCATGATCCGAAAGGACATTGTTCGATGGTATTACCATTTCTGAGGAAGAGGTCAAAGATTATAGAGATTGTAGCTGCACGAGACATTGTCTTTGCTCTTGCTCAATCTGGTGTTTGTGCAGCATTTAGCCGAG AGACTAATCAAAGAATATGCTTCCTAAATGTCACCGCTGATGAAGTTATACGGAGCTTGTTTTATAATAAAAACAATGACTCACTTATCACGGTCTCAGTTTATGCTTCTGACAATTTCAGCTCCTTGAAATGTAGAAGCACAAGGATCGA ATACATACGGAGAGGTCAACCTGATGCTGGCTTTGCTCTTTTTGAATCTGAGTCACTGAAGTGGCCAGGTTTTGTTGAGTTTGATGATGTAAATGGGAAGGTTCTTACATATTCTGCACAGGATAG CATATACAAGGTGTTTGACCTAAAGAATTATACAATGTTATACTCCATATCAGATAGAAATGTTCAAGAGATTAAGATCAG TCCAGGGATCATGTTATTGATTTTCACTAAAGTTGGCGGCCATGTTCCTCTTAAGATTCTTTCAATAGAGGATGGTACTGTTCTCAAATCTTTTAGTCATCTTCTTCACCGGAATAAGAAAGTGGATTTCATCGAACAGTTCAATGAAAAGCTTCTTGTGAAGCAGGAAAATGAAAACCTCCAGATTCTCGAT GTACGCAATGCTGAGCTAACAGAAGTTCCGAAAGATGAATTCATGACCCCATCAGCATTTATATTTCTGTACGAGAACCAGTTATTCCTTACATTTAGAAATCGGACAGTGGCCGTGTGGAACTTCCGTGGAGAACTTGTAACTTCATTTGAAGATCACCTTTTATGGCATCCTGACTGCAACACtaataatatatacatcacaagtgATCAAGATCTTATTATCTCTTACTGCAAGGCTGATTCTGATGATCCATTGTCTGAAGGAAATGGTTCGTATTTTCTTAAATTTGTTTCACCATTATGCGTGCATACAATGAATTTGTTTGACATTCCTCGTGTGACAGGCTCCATTAATATCAGCAATATATTGACCGGGAAATGTCTCGCGAAAATACGAGCAAGCAACAGTTTCCCAGTGGAAGAACAATGCAGCTGCAGTGACAAATGTGGTTGCAGTTCAAAAACGCAGAGCAACGCGTCGAGAATTAGAAGCAGGGTCGCAGAAGCATTGGAAGATATAACTGCACTTTTCTATGACGAAGAACGCAACGAGATATATACGGGTAATAGGTACGGTCTAGTTCATGTGTGGTCTAACTAA
- the LOC108464119 gene encoding uncharacterized protein LOC108464119 isoform X2 produces MEALLCKRLGDPTSSSEPPIELTQNHPIPKLDSPTAVRIKIKATSLTFATYLKILGKYQEKHPLPFIPGSDYAGTVDAVGPSVTKFKVGDYVCDVSPIGSFASFIVQDQSRLFEVPKGCDLVAAAGLPVAFGTSHLALVHRANLTSSQVLLVLGAAGGVGLAAVQIGKTSGAVVIAVARGDEKVQLLKSLGVDHVVDLMNQDVTVSIKEFLKSRNLKGVDVLYDPVGGNLAKETRKLLNWGAQILVIGFIPANIILVKFMGSIGVAIEYINRLCSRIQSGSYSHGWKRA; encoded by the exons ATGGAAGCTCTGTTGTGCAAGAGATTGGGTGATCCAACATCCTCATCTGAGCCACCAATTGAGTTAACCCAGAACCATCCGATCCCGAAGTTGGACTCACCCACAGCAGTAAGAATCAAAATTAAAGCCACCAGCTTGACCTTCGCTACTTACCTTAAGATACTAGGCAAATACCAGGAGAAGCATCCCTTGCCTTTCATCCCAGGCTCCGATTATGCCGGCACTGTCGATGCCGTTGGCCCTTCCGTTACTAAATTTAAGGTTGGTGATTATGTTTGCGATGTTTCCCCCATAGGCTCCTTCGCTTCCTTCATCGTCCAAGACCAGTCCCGACT GTTTGAAGTGCCCAAAGGATGTGATCTGGTGGCAGCTGCTGGTCTTCCTGTTGCCTTTGGGACCTCGCATTTAGCCCTTGTTCATAGGGCTAACTTGACTTCTTCTCAG GTATTGCTGGTTCTTGGTGCCGCTGGAGGCGTTGGCCTTGCTGCTGTTCAAATCGGCAAGACTAGTGGCGCGGTTGTCATTGCTGTTGCAAG gGGAGATGAAAAGGTTCAGCTTTTAAAGTCCTTGGGTGTCGATCATGTGGTAGACTTGATGAATCAAGATGTAACCGTGAGTATAAAGGAGTTCCTCAAGTCAAGGAACCTCAAAGGGGTTGATGTTCTCTATGATCCTGTTGGTGGCAACCTTGCTAAAGAAACTAGGAAGCTCTTGAATTGGGGTGCTCAGATTCTTGTCATTGGATTCATCCCAGCTAATATCATTCTTGTTAAG TTCATGGGTTCTATTGGGGTAGCTATAGAATACATCAACCGGCTGTGCTCGAGGATTCAGTCCGGGAGTTACTCTCATGGATGGAAAAGGGCTTGA
- the LOC108464118 gene encoding uncharacterized protein LOC108464118: MSVAATVFQYYFQHIPNGIAISRNTQSRRTYNDFSHPSSGHRNLTLATTVPHAFSLSGSGAGAQYSSAGELVDTGRNERKKRIAGVDQDELLDPKQLADPDSCFCEFQGVEIHHKLYEPESRSLDNSLYGQHEAQTPSLELGLPMILLHGFGASVFSWNKVMKRLASLTGSKVLAFDRPAFGLTSRHNTFETQSSDAKPLNPYSMAFSVLATLYFIDFLAAQKAILVGHSAGSLVAVDAYFEAPERIAALILVAPAILAPRAIPKVVDIKGDGLDSNDQGKPQFKLFEILHKFIKYVTQSIAQMMKRMVDMLNSLYKKALLSVLRSAFAVMLVRMIIDKFGVAAVRTAWYDSKKVDEHIIDGYTKPLRTKGWDKALVEFTAAMLAKGESEMKPPLSKRLHEISCPVLIVTGDTDRIVPSWNAERLSRAIPHSKLEVIKNCGHLPHEEKVDEFVRVVEKFLQRAFGGLEEPSLQAVT, from the exons ATGAGTGTAGCAGCAACGGTGTTTCAGTACTACTTTCAACATATACCAAATGGAATCGCCATTAGCAGAAACACCCAAAGTCGTCGAACCTATAATGATTTTTCCCATCCCAGTTCCGGTCACCGGAATCTAACTCTAGCGACCACCGTCCCCCATGCTTTTTCTCTTTCCGGCTCCGGCGCCGGTGCCCAATACTCGTCAGCAG GCGAATTAGTGGATACCGGAAGGAACGAGAGAAAGAAGAGAATTGCAGGCGTTGATCAAGATGAGTTGTTGGATCCAAAACAGTTAGCTGATCCAGACAGTTGCTTTTGTGAATTTCAAGGGGTCGAAATTCATCACAAGCTATATGAACCGGAGTCACGTTCTTTGGATAACTCCTTATATGGCCAACACGAGGCTCAAACACCATCGTTGGAGCTCGGTCTTCCTATGATTCTTCTACACGGTTTTGGAGCTTCTGTTTTCTCGTGGAACAAAGTTATGAAGCGTTTGGCAAGCCTCACAGGCTCCAAAGTTCTTGCCTTTGATAGACCGGCATTCGGCTTAACTTCGAGACACAACACTTTCGAGACTCAATCTAGTGATGCAAAACCTTTGAATCCTTACTCCATGGCATTTTCGGTGTTGGCTACCTTATACTTCATCGATTTCTTGGCTGCTCAAAAGGCAATTCTGGTGGG GCATTCTGCCGGTTCTCTTGTAGCAGTTGATGCATATTTTGAAGCTCCCGAACGTATTGCTGCTTTGATACTCGTTGCCCCGGCAATATTAGCTCCCCGTGCTATTCCTAAGGTTGTTGACATTAAAGGAGACGGATTGGACTCGAACGATCAGGGGAAGCCGCAGTTCAAACTTTTCGAAATTTTGCACAAGTTCATCAAATATGTCACACAATCAATAGCACAAATGATGAAACGTATGGTGGATATGCTCAATTCTCTTTATAAGAAAGCGCTTTTGTCTGTTCTTCGATCCGCCTTCGCTGTAATGCTG gtAAGGATGATAATCGATAAATTCGGTGTTGCTGCTGTAAGGACTGCATGGTATGATTCTAAAAAAGTCGATGAACACATCATAGATGGCTATACGAAG CCATTGAGAACTAAGGGTTGGGATAAAGCTCTTGTAGAATTCACTGCAGCAATGCTTGCAAAAGGCGAGTCTGAAATGAAGCCACCATTGTCGAAACGACTGCACGAAATCTCCTGCCCTG TTCTGATTGTTACGGGCGACACCGATCGAATAGTTCCTTCTTGGAATGCCGAGAGACTTTCACGAGCCATTCCTCATTCGAAGCTCGAAGTAATTAAGAATTGCGGTCACTTGCCTCACGAGGAAAAGGTCGACGAGTTCGTTAGAGTGGTCGAGAAGTTTCTGCAACGAGCTTTCGGTGGTTTAGAGGAACCATCTCTACAAGCAGTAACCTGA
- the LOC108461169 gene encoding uncharacterized protein LOC108461169 isoform X2, translating to MDGGRRLAVSPRPCSGRRIVASKKRGRADGFVNSVKKLQRREICSKRHRAFSITDAQERFRNIRLQEEYDTHDPKGHCSMVLPFLRKRSKIIEIVAARDIVFALAQSGVCAAFSRETNQRICFLNVTADEVIRSLFYNKNNDSLITVSVYASDNFSSLKCRSTRIEYIRRGQPDAGFALFESESLKWPGFVEFDDVNGKVLTYSAQDSIYKVFDLKNYTMLYSISDRNVQEIKISPGIMLLIFTKVGGHVPLKILSIEDGTVLKSFSHLLHRNKKVDFIEQFNEKLLVKQENENLQILDVRNAELTEVPKDEFMTPSAFIFLYENQLFLTFRNRTVAVWNFRGELVTSFEDHLLWHPDCNTNNIYITSDQDLIISYCKADSDDPLSEGNGSINISNILTGKCLAKIRASNSFPVEEQCSCSDKCGCSSKTQSNASRIRSRVAEALEDITALFYDEERNEIYTGNRYGLVHVWSN from the exons aTGGATGGTGGGCGGAGATTAGCGGTTAGCCCAAGGCCTTGTAGCGGAAGGAGAATAGTCGCATCGAAGAAAAGAGGGAGAGCCGATGGGTTTGTTAATAGCGTCAAGAAGCTTCAACGAAGAGAAATTTGTTCAAAGCGACACCGTGCTTTCTCCATCACCGACGCCCAGGAGCGTTTCCGTAACATCCGCTTGCAG GAGGAATATGATACTCATGATCCGAAAGGACATTGTTCGATGGTATTACCATTTCTGAGGAAGAGGTCAAAGATTATAGAGATTGTAGCTGCACGAGACATTGTCTTTGCTCTTGCTCAATCTGGTGTTTGTGCAGCATTTAGCCGAG AGACTAATCAAAGAATATGCTTCCTAAATGTCACCGCTGATGAAGTTATACGGAGCTTGTTTTATAATAAAAACAATGACTCACTTATCACGGTCTCAGTTTATGCTTCTGACAATTTCAGCTCCTTGAAATGTAGAAGCACAAGGATCGA ATACATACGGAGAGGTCAACCTGATGCTGGCTTTGCTCTTTTTGAATCTGAGTCACTGAAGTGGCCAGGTTTTGTTGAGTTTGATGATGTAAATGGGAAGGTTCTTACATATTCTGCACAGGATAG CATATACAAGGTGTTTGACCTAAAGAATTATACAATGTTATACTCCATATCAGATAGAAATGTTCAAGAGATTAAGATCAG TCCAGGGATCATGTTATTGATTTTCACTAAAGTTGGCGGCCATGTTCCTCTTAAGATTCTTTCAATAGAGGATGGTACTGTTCTCAAATCTTTTAGTCATCTTCTTCACCGGAATAAGAAAGTGGATTTCATCGAACAGTTCAATGAAAAGCTTCTTGTGAAGCAGGAAAATGAAAACCTCCAGATTCTCGAT GTACGCAATGCTGAGCTAACAGAAGTTCCGAAAGATGAATTCATGACCCCATCAGCATTTATATTTCTGTACGAGAACCAGTTATTCCTTACATTTAGAAATCGGACAGTGGCCGTGTGGAACTTCCGTGGAGAACTTGTAACTTCATTTGAAGATCACCTTTTATGGCATCCTGACTGCAACACtaataatatatacatcacaagtgATCAAGATCTTATTATCTCTTACTGCAAGGCTGATTCTGATGATCCATTGTCTGAAGGAAATG GCTCCATTAATATCAGCAATATATTGACCGGGAAATGTCTCGCGAAAATACGAGCAAGCAACAGTTTCCCAGTGGAAGAACAATGCAGCTGCAGTGACAAATGTGGTTGCAGTTCAAAAACGCAGAGCAACGCGTCGAGAATTAGAAGCAGGGTCGCAGAAGCATTGGAAGATATAACTGCACTTTTCTATGACGAAGAACGCAACGAGATATATACGGGTAATAGGTACGGTCTAGTTCATGTGTGGTCTAACTAA